In Erigeron canadensis isolate Cc75 chromosome 8, C_canadensis_v1, whole genome shotgun sequence, the DNA window TTAGACATGTGTTACATAGAACAATGCTTAAATTTAAGGTTGCTTAAATTTAATAGGTAGATGCTATCTAGATCATAGTGATGTTTATAGAACTAAGTTCTTGATCGTAGAAAATAACCGTATCGGTATTTTAAACGCAGAATatacaaatgaatttgaaaATCATTATAGTGCTTCGGAGAATGTCCGCACTACGTTATTGTATCATTATGCTATTTCGGAGAAGTCCACTCCACTTGGAATGTTTTTACATTTCTATGAAATACACGAGTTTAAATCTAAATTATATTACTACAATTCACTATGTGTAGGTTTAAGAACAAAGAATAAACTATCATCATACACTCATCTTCTAATGAGATACCTAACTTACTTTAATCTTCGCATCCGTAAATTCTCTTGAGTTACTCTCGTACTCACAAATATCATCGATGAACCCACCTAAGAATTTCAACAAAGATCAAGGAAGGTTGAACCGCTAGAGAAAACTTCATCCGGAAGATGACCTATCTAAAGACAACCCCAAAAACTCGATTCTCTCGTTACTTCATTAAATCAGACAAACAAGTCCCGTTACGCTGAGCAAGTTGAACTTAACAATAACGACTTTGATAAAAACACATAATATTATGTTATCTTAAAAACGGTGTACAACGTTTTTACGATTGCATAATACTATGTGGAAATATCAAAATCTCCCATTAGTTTGAAGTGGTTAGTTTAGGTATTGGtacaccctatatataagcacaAATTTAACACATTAAAGGTAGCATCAATGCGGGTCGAAGACTAACCATGAATAACCAATGATAataattttacctttttatgttAGCCATCAAATAATACTAGGAATCTTCTCGTAATCCCTTTCTCGAAACCAATAAAAGGAATAAACGTCTTAACCATAATCCGGACTCTAAGTGCAcgatgaagatgacaaatgaTAACAGAAATGGTGGTAATAGATCAGAACAAGGGAACATTGATATATAATTTCAAGGCCAGAAAAGATGGAAACGGTGAAATTATACAAAGGAGCACGAAGTAAAGGAGAGTTTATGTTCATTAATTAGAAGGAAAATGATATGATAGAACACTCAAGGAAAATCTAGAAGTAGAATAAACAACGTGGATGGGAAATCACATTAATGAAGAGGCTTGTGGTTAAGTTGGATCATGAGAAATTTCTATTGCATATAGTTCCATTAGATGTTAACCTACCAAGacattaatttcttaattacttGATTTCAAGGATATCGATCTCTCTTTGAATTGTTTCAAAAACAATGTATCAAGTATTTTATGCATATTATGTTGTGTTGGTTTCCATCTTACTATTATGTGAGGATGTTATATGATCTAcatctcattaatttattattacaaTATAGGAAATCATGGCACCTTCTAAGAAAGGGGATACACCGAAAAGAACAAAGAGAGTAAATTCTAAGGCAACTAGGAAAACAAAACGAGCAAATCTTAAACCCATagctgaagaagaagaaactatAACAATGACACAAGGCGAATTAGATGCACTCATAGCTGAACAAGTGGCTGAAATTCTTGCCATGGAAGCAAGCAAGAATACTAGCAAAACTACGGAAGGAAACTCTAGTAGAGCAGGTTCTTACAAGGATTTCATGTATTGCAAACCGATATTCTTCAATGGTACTGAAGGGGCAGTAGGTTTGTTGTAATGGTTTGAGAAAACGGAATCAGTATTCCGATTATGTGAATGCACTGACGGCAGCCGAGTCAAGTATGCCACCGGCACACTTATTGGTGGTGCTCTTTCATGGTGGAGTGGATATGTTAATTCTATAGAAATAGACGCAGCTAATGCATCACCGTGGGAAGAAGTCAAGGAAATGATGAAGGGAGAGTATTGCCCAAGGAACGAGATTCAGAAGCTAGAGATAGAGTTCTGGTATCTGGTAGTAAAAGGGAATAATGTGGTTGAATATACTAGGAGATTTTATGAGTTGTCAGTATTGTGCCCAACAATGGTCACTCCTGAGTACAAACGACTGGAGAGGTACATTTGGGGACTTCCACAGTCTATCCAAGGGAATGTGACTGCATCAAAGCCAATTACACTTTCAAGTGCCATTAGTTTAGCTCATGATCTCATGGATCAAGTGATTCGTCACAATGGAGCGACAAAGATTGCAGAGATAAGAAGCAATGATAATAAGAGGAAGTTGGACGAGAATCAAGAAAGAAGTTATGAACAACACCTATACAAGGAACCAAATGTAATTAAAGCATACTATGTCAGACAAAGTAGTAACTCATCCTATCTTGGAACCAAGCCTTTCTGCAACATATGCAAACGTCATCATACCAGGGATTGTAGAGAAGTAGCTTGGGGCAACAATAGTAGTTGTTTCAACTGTGGAGAAAAGGGACATTTAAGAAGGAATTGTCCAATGTTTTTAGACCATGAGAATGAACAACAACATGAGGACTGAACCAGAACACGAGGAAGTGTTAATGATAACCGATGGTGACGACTATGAGGACCCTATCTTCAATATGGGTACGTCTCTTCTAAATAATCCAAAATTCACTTAAATAACGAAAATCTCACATCTAAGGAATTATGTCTTAGATACTAAGTACTTTATCCAGTTAAAAAGGATTTGTGATGGATAAGAATAAGAAAGGTTATGATAGTTAGAATTGGTAACAAAAGTGGTTACACTGAGGTTATAATGAACAAAAGGAGTTACAATAAAAATAGTGGCAAAGTAACCAATGATAACAGTAACAATGATTATGAATCAAAGTTCTAGAATATTAAGTCTATAGAACTTAGTTTTTAACGGATTGACATTATAAGTTTAAGAATATACGGTTAAATAAGAAAGAACTACATGCTGGCTATAAGCTTAATGTATATTGAGGTAGGAAATTTTGATTAAGTTCATAAATATACGCATACGGATGATATATAGAATATCAGAGGTAGATCATCATTATATGTACATACTTTTGTTAATTGAGACTGAAGTATAGTGGTGGTTAGTAACTCGTAAGCTTTTATCCAAAATCTCAAATGAGCGTATAGCAACTACATTTGAATATCTTACTTGGAGGCACAATCtaaatttcgggacgaaatttcATTTAACGGGTAGATACTGTGACATCCGTCAAATTTCCATTCAACAAGATTCTTAATTGAAATCAATTAAGATGTTCTTTGCTTAATTTCCAAAGTAATTTAAGCTATTTAGGGCATGATTAGGTGAGCAAGTGTATGTTTAAACTTTCTAATTGATTATATGATTAATCAATCTATTATCTGAACTATTGTAGCAAGGTTAAGAATCTTGATGACGAACaactaagaaaataaaactGTTATATTCCGTGAAAAATCATAAAACGTTTATTTTTCGCGTGACTCTTTCTCGTATGGACTTAAGACTTTGGGAAACCTAATTTCTAGTATTTCTACActcaattatgatttttaattcataaaataacacactcgaaaaatcagaaaatttaaTTTAAGTCATGAATAGTAAGGAGGTTTAAATTAGTTAACTAACTAGATATTTCTTAAACCATTAGGTTTTGAACACATCACCCTTTTCTATATCATTTCACCTCATTTTGAACACATCACCATCTTTTATAAACATTacttttaagttataaaaagctaataattattttatatacttaaacaaattatataaacttattaaAACTAGATATTTGTTCTAAACCATGGCAAATTGAACACATCACCACTTTCCTTATACTTACACCATAAATCAACCACATCACCACCTTAGAAAAACTTGATGAATCACCTCCTTATCACCACCACTTTTTACCATTCATTTTCCAAAACTATTACTATAAATAGCAAGCTTATGTCTTCATTCCAATTTGCTAATTCACATAATCAAAGCTTCTCTTCTTAAATCTCTGTCATTCCAAGATCCATACTTGTTCAAGTTCAAGCATATCTTTCACAACCCTTCATCTTCCCAAGCTTTCAATTCAACCAATGTTGTCTTGAATTCGTTGGTAGCAATTTGTAAACACGACGTTGTTATCGTAAATTTTCTCAAGAACTTCTCAAAGCCTAGTTACAATGTCCACAATGAGTTAGGATTATTCCATATTCTTCAAGTAAACAAGTCCAAGCTATATTCAATTTTCTCAAGATCTTCTTCGGAGCTCTTTCCTAGATCGTTACTTTGATCATAGAATTGTTAATTCTCCGAACttgtaagtgtttttataaaaccttACTATACTTTTCTCTTTGATTTTAGAATTATATGTTATCTATCAAAATGCTTGTCAACTTATTTATACTCATTTTAATACAAACTTGCATTTAAATACGTTGAATATGTCttttatacacataataaaTTGTTGGTACTTTTATAGAATTGAAGTACATGATATTTATGCTTATTTAAATCTCCTTATGTACTTCCAATGAAGTataaatgaatatttatataatcgCTATTCACCATCTGTGAATTGTTTCCGTTTTCTCGAATTGTCGGATTTATGGATAGAATATATCCTTGATAGCCTTTTAACCATACTATATTTCTAAACGTGATTGCCATTGACCTTGGGCATCTTTGGGGTATACCAACGGAGCGGATGTAGTTCGCAAACGGTTTGCTTTCGCATTCTAAACGAAACTTGGTTCACCGTCGGGATACTACGTGACCCACGTCAACCCTAACACAACTTGAAATATAATATTGGTTTTTCTTGCCATTTAAGGTATCTCTTCATCCTATGATTAATAcattttgtattaattatagTCCTACTATTTAAAGTATCTCTtcgttatatgtatataaatatattcacaCTCGTATTCGTCTTCGAATATATTTCATATCAATTAAAAGAAATACTTTCAAATATCTTCTTATTCTCATTCATATCTTAAGCTAATGGATAGcttataatttgtatttttaacaaaaacttatgaaagatttttataaagataaaatgagaaatcatttataaatattttaaaaataaatatttttaaaagaaccCAAAGTTTCTTACGTTGACAAGCGTATTGTTAaataacattataaataaattaagtttaaaCCAAGACTATAAATCAAATCGTATTTTCTATTAGGATAAATTGCTCGTTAGTCATTATCGCCATCTACAACTCTTTACGTTACTAATCCTTTCACCAATCTAAGGTGAGTTTCATGGATCCCTATTGACTATTTTTAACACTGAGAATACACAACTGTTTTGTTTTTATGGTCACAATTGCTTAAAATGATCCAtgcttatattttttattacaatGCTCTGGCTCGCAATCCCCTATATGAAACTTGGACCGATTAAAATTTACAACACGAATATTATAAATAGTACTATTGGGTTGACACCCCTATCCAGGTTAGTCGCACTAACACTTGCAATGGATAATTAATATTCGAAATATATCGTGATTGTGTTAAGTATTTTAGCATCACAAGAGGggtattgttattatatatacgtGAATCGTATGATGTTAAGGTATTCGGTTTCCAAGGTATAAGCATATGAATAAAAATTTTGGTCTTTGTTACCATATTAATGTGATAAATATTATTGGTTTAAATAACCATGTTATCTTGATATTTGTAAACGCATGCGatatcttatataaatcttgTGATCCAAaggtaaatttttattataaaaactgtgaactcaccaactttatgttgacgtaaTTTAAACGTGTATTCTCAGGTACTTGAGCAAGATGACGCATAAGATAGATGCATACTTTTGGAGTCAAAATTGCATACTAGAAGAAAAACTTATGGAGATGTCTTAGTTTATATTGTCATGTTTAAAGAATCTCATTTGTATTAGTTGTGTACTCAGTTATCCTTTTATgatcaataaagaaaatcttttggATATATTCTAAAAACGTCTCATTCTAGAGGTCGTTTGTTATAATATGTGATTTGTTTACGAAAATTAGTCACACCTTCGATTCCGCATTTTGGGAGTGTGACACTTGGCATAGTTTGGCATTCCCTGTGAGTCCTTCAGCTTAGCTGTGAGTCCACCTTCACAAGATGTACAACGacaacaagatataaaataggttagcagtaaacacaagtatatcatgTAACCTGACTGGCAAGTGGTTCAAATCTAGATAACGACTAGTTAAGgaccacgatccagatatggatatgaacaataaagaacaaatgcttgaaactatataaatactaattatattcaagtattttggcaatgagtcgagatgtatttttcaatgtattttaattatttctataaacaaaatacaagagttgttgcggaacaaagataatcacacttgtgaaaatatctaaacaaccctagaaatacaaatgatctatgcgacaaggaattactcgtaagaatacttagagtaatatcacacgttgcaattgccaaagttccaagcatttttgcaagtgtgagaagtcttatatttataggcaaacatgtcttgataaCATGGCAATatgtcgtacaaatatggttggatgcatttatggatttgtgggacaaatccataacatgcttgtttaaggtaaagtatgtaagtttctttgatgtgacttgacatactttattctcaaccttttgctaaaactttccgaatcccaggtataaggtaattaaccgggtaaaggtagtaaaagctgcaaaaagactttcctcgtaatcaatgaaaaagtgttgtaaatacattttcactgagcctcttcagattcaacttcaggtaagatcttctctaaGCTCtacttctgagatgatcttcttctttagtcttcagtctttgacttcagtctgaacgtcttcagtgtaggttgattctgaatctgaagtgaagcttcagtgagctttattctgaatgacttcagaatcctgagcaagctttcttcactgaacttcaactattttgaacaaatcatacttagtcgattttcgacctaacaaattccccctattttttctaaaatagttcatgtattttagacttctatctatacaagtttgtaagtctaaaaatacaagtttttgtttaagttgtaaaaatatttctaaggacatctcatagatcatgatgccttaagaaaattttcttgtttgtttttctaacttaaactatttcctaataatatgatgtaacttgtaactatataaaagatactgagatgattgttcagttacaagtacagaaataaaaatgaaaaatttttacaagtacaaatatttacaaaagagatacaactacttcttcaccggccttgagccagaaggtgcttcAGTAGCCTTTCTCTTTGGAGAACTGATCTTCCCAAATAATCTTTTCTCCATCTCAACTTTGGCcttcattttttgttggatcttcagcattCATGCGCCAGTTAGATGAGACTTTGGTTTTCCTTTCAGAACGatgatcatctccttatgctcagaatacccaaacttatgtactgaaacctgctcatattcttcttctgctctaccttctcttttcACAACCAGATTGAACAATttcagaccatcttccttcagaatttgcatgtcaaggatctttgcaggatggcacctgtgtttcatataataatcatactgatccttttcatgtttatccttcacctgagcaacttctttagaaataggtatgaatgtagagaggtcagaATCTCGAGCATGTTTTCTTGTAGACCTTGGGCCAGTTTGTTTGGGCTTCTGAGGTGGCCTACAAATTTCCTTCTCAACCTCGGCCATTTCTTCCaaggccttctgcactcttgcatcaTGTTTGATCTTCTGATATATTTCCTTagtaagaccaagagctgcagcatctacTAAATCAacggtacccattgccaagtattgggccctttctctttctttagtttctctccacataatgaactggttggagacttgtctttgaagggcttccaactttttctgatcagcacccaaatctggcaatggataaccatgctcatcaacatTTTCTCCAACAACAAAACTAGAATCCTTAGTCCCCTTCTTCTTTGGTTCCTCAACCATCTGAGCTTTACCTTTGTCTTTCTTAGCTTGTTCAGATGATTGGGGTTCAGATTGTTTCTTCAGTTGTTCCCCCTCAGATTCAGATTGCCTCTTGGTCGCTTCAATTAATTCTTGAGAGCTGGCAAGCAGAccaattggcacatcacttccccctttaGGAATCTCCTCAGGCATCTTAGCATATAATTCAATGGCCTTCTGCATGCCCTGtagaggttcccaattctgctgggTAATACTATCAGAAATGCCTTTAGACATGGTGGCAACctgagctcttaatctgaaGGTAGAGTTCAGgttcagcttctcatgctccaggacTTCCTTCAGCAATCCCTTTTCTTCTTCAGATAATGCACCAGAGGGGGGAAGAGTAACAACTTCAGGCTCTTTCTTGAGCAaggccaggatttcatccaggTGCTtcgactggttctgaacttgtaGATCAAGTGTTGACACagaatttttcatttcattaataactttgtcaaccttgtcatttgttgccTTGGAGACTTCAGAAACCATCGACCTGACCTTCTCTTCAACCTTCTCTGCcaccgacactgaaatctgagaaataaGATCTTCAGAGAATATAGACTTCAGTGTCTCAGAAACCTTTCCACCAACAGAATCACCAAGGGACTTTTCATCAACATTTGGCTTCTTGACCAAGTCACCAACTTCTTTCTCAACATGCCGATACCAATTCTtgtaacttcccaaccaccaagctctcattaACTGCAACTCTTGTAAATTCAGTACCCATAGCAATCTGGGCACCTTTCAGATCggccagagacttggtgttggcagccagagatttagataagccctcaacctgaataaGTAGATTTTGGACTTTGGTTTGTAActtctctagctgagcttccatgctcAGAGGTGCAACAGAcgaagtggaagctgaagcaatAAAGGGAGTTGTCTTGATGCCTGCCAGAGTTTTCTCTAATATCCTTTCTGAGGGACCATTAGACTCGGTCTTAGAATCCAATTCCTTTCCTTGATCTTCTGGCAGATCATAAGTCCTCCTTGGTGGAACATTATgaatttgagggtgaagaaatTGAAGTGGTGGTTGAAAAACGGCAGAGGTAACATATGCTGGTGTTGTGCCTTGTGGAAACAGAGGATGTTGAtgtgaaattggtggtggttgataaggtggatcaagatcgataacattttgttgttgttgttgttgttgttgttggtgttgttgttggtgttgCTGTTCCAAAAGAGGTGGTGACATGGGTTCGTCAACAAGGTTaagggttggctcagaatccgaTTGATTCTCCCTCAATAAGTCCTCATCAAACTCAAAATCTTTGAGGTTTCCCTCAGGAAactcatcgtcatcccagatatttacaatctggtcagatatgctctggtcttaATTCCCAGAATCAAagccagcacccagttcagcagctgcttcagcaTTTGAATCGTCACTGGTCAAAGGTGGAACTACTTCAGTCGATACCATTTGTGCCGCTGTAAcccttgtgctggatccaagagtctcttcattggccgcagaagttgaaacctccatctctctgggtatcacctgagaaatatcaaaattttgtgcatgcaaagagtgtaagatttgtgaagttacagggagtgcatgtgccgactcaacttctaatgtcTGTTGGGCTGATACactaatatcttcaccatctcctcctaaagaagttttggagatggtttcTTGCAAGTTTCCTATgtgaccttcttctgaaacctgttttgaggtttcagaaggctgagcttgggtactaatatccatgggttgtaaggatggcctaaaaggacgcagttttaataaaccctttggagaccctgaggagtcttttgggagatcctcaggttggtcagtggaagatgaaggtggcagggtagaacttgttttgggtttaaacaagtgtaacattttgccactagatcgactggtgggtctcacattcttttgtgacccgcccagtgatctttctgagccagccggtcgtgctgcGTCAGTTTTAACATTGTTACCAAGTACCTGTAGCATTGCAGGGGAAAGctcaggttcgtcctcagactcagGAAGATTGGAGAGGTCTTTACAAAATTCCATCTGAGAGCTCTCTTGAAGGATGGCAGAGTATCCTTCTCCCAGAATGGcaagaaaacataaacttaaaaatcttgGGAAGGCAATATGaatgctcctcttccccttcaTCTTCGTCAACAACTGAGCAAAAAGCATCTCGGCAAAATATAC includes these proteins:
- the LOC122610283 gene encoding uncharacterized protein LOC122610283, giving the protein MAPSKKGDTPKRTKRVNSKATRKTKRANLKPIAEEEETITMTQGELDALIAEQVAEILAMEASKNTSKTTEGNSSRAVFRLCECTDGSRVKYATGTLIGGALSWWSGYVNSIEIDAANASPWEEVKEMMKGEYCPRNEIQKLEIEFWYLVVKGNNVVEYTRRFYELSVLCPTMVTPEYKRLERYIWGLPQSIQGNVTASKPITLSSAISLAHDLMDQVIRHNGATKIAEIRSNDNKRKLDENQERSYEQHLYKEPNVIKAYYVRQSSNSSYLGTKPFCNICKRHHTRDCREVAWGNNSSCFNCGEKGHLRRNCPMFLDHENEQQHED